Within the Corallococcus exiguus genome, the region CGTCTGCGCGCCGCCTGTGCCGCCGCGCCGCGCCGCGCGCCGGATCGCCTGGAGGCGCTGCGGGTGCTCGCGAAGACCGCGGAGGAGTCCCTGGGAGACCTGCGCATCGCGCAGTGGGCCTGGGCGGAGGTGCTCGCGGAGAGCCCGGACAATGAGCAACCCCGGGAGCACCTGCTGGCGCTCGCGCGCCGCCTGGGAGACCTGCCCGCGCTGAGTGCGTTGCTGCACGCGCAGCTCGCCCGCGAGCCTCGGGGGCCGGCCGCGCGCAAGGCGCACCTGGAGCGCATCGCCACGCTGGAGGCGATGGGCGACGCGGGCGCGGCCCTGGCGGAGCTGCGCCAGGCCGTGCGCTTCGAGCCGGGGCACAAGGAAGCCTGGCTGCTGCTCGCGGACCGCTGCACCGAGCGCGAGCAATTTGGCGAAGCCGCCTGGGCGCTGGAGAACGCGGCCACCGCGACGGAGGACGACGAGGAGCGCCAGCACACGTGGGAGCGGCTCGCGCTCTTCTGCCGCGAGGTGCTGAACAACACCGAGAAGGCCCGCCTCTACGCGCGCCGCGCCGACAGTCTGCGCAAGTCCCGCGAGCAGCGCACCCGTCCGCCGTCGCCGGAGCCCACGCGTCCGGCGTCCTCGCAGGCTGGCGGGGTGCCGCCGCCGTCGGTGCTCGTCGCTCCGCCGGTCGCCACGGGCCGGGTGCCTGCTGCGAAACAGCGCAAGGACCTGTCCGACGAGGTGACATCCAACACGGATGTCCCGTCGCTGCTCCAGGCGGAGGAGGCCGCGTCCGCCAACGCATCGGAGAAGCGCTCGGCCGGGGCTTCAGGAGCCAGCGCGGCTTCGCGCAAGGGACGCGGCAACGCGGAAGCGCAAGTCGGCTCGACGAACACGGCGGGCGAGGAACTCGAAGCGGCTCCTGGCAACAAGAAGCGGGGGCGCGCAGGGGCTCGGAGTGACACGGCCGAGCGCGCGTCGCGGAAGGAGTCAGAGCGAGGCGCGGGAGCGTCTCCATCCGCGTCGCAGCCTGGGAAGGCCCCCTCGGGAAGCCATGCTCCGGTCGCGAGCGCCGCCAAGGCCCCGTCAGGACGGCACGCGTCGGTAGGAGATACCGCCCAGGGAACAGAAGCGCAGCGTCGCCCCGCATCCGGGAAGGCTCCGGTGGGAAGCCCTGTCTCCCTCGCGGACACCGTGCCGGGCGCGGAGGTCGACCTCCCGCCCAAGGCCCCTTCGGGACGTCACGCTCCAGCGAGCGCCGCATCGTCCTCCACGGAAGCACCTCGGCAACCCAAGGCGCCCTCGGGACGTCATGCGCCGGTAGGAACCGCACCGGTCCCTACGGAAGCCGCACGCCAGTCGAAGGTCCAGTCCGGCAGCCACGCGCCGGTTGGTAGCTCAGCGCCGGGCGCGGACGCCACGCGCCAGCCGAAGACTCCGTCCGGTCGTCACGCTCCCGTAGGCGCAACGGCATCCAGCGCGGACGCCACGCGCCAGCCGAAGGCGCCGTCCGGCCGTCACGTCTCGGTCGCGAGCACGCCACCGGAAGCGGAGCCACCCCGTCGCGCAGCGAAGGCGCCAGCGGAGAGCCCTGTCTCCCTCGCGGAGTCCGCCCCCGCTCCCAGCGGCATGTCTCGGGCCGCGAAGCCGTCTCGCGGCGGCTCGGCCCAGGAACCCGGCCCGACACCGGACGCCGCAGCCTTCGCGCCCGACCGCAAGCCGCGAGCCGCCACGGCGCCTCCGCGCGAAATGACCACGGCCTTCGGGGCATCGCTCCCGCCGGACGCGGAGCCCGAAGCCCCAGCGTCGCGCAAGGCCGCCACCGCCGCGCCCCCCCCCGAGGACCACGCGCGCTCCTCCAAGAACGCGGGCACGCAGGTCCGCGAAGCCCCGTCCCGCGTGGAACGCGCCCCGCGCGCCGGACACGCGCCCCGGGTCCCTCTATCCGCCAGCGGCGTGGAGCCCCCCGCCGCCCCCCGCGCGCCGCTGTCCGCCAGTGGCGTGGAACCTCCAGCCCCCGCGCCGCGCGCCATGGCCGGAGCCTCGCGCTCCGTCGTCCCTCCCGCGAAGGGCCGCGGTGCTCCCGAAGCTCCGCCCGACATCCCGCTCCTCAGCCAGATTCCCTCGGAGGACGAAGACGAGGACGCCCAGGAGCTCGGCGCCGGGCCCGTGGAGGCCACGAGCGTCATCGCGTGGGAAGCGCCTCCCGGCCGCATGGACCCGGTGCGCCGCATCCACCGCGCCGGTCGTCCCGAAGGCACCGTCTCCGGCCCGGCCCCCACGCGTCCCCAGGCCAGTGGGCGCCCCACCGTCGGCTCCACCGAGACCCGCGAGACGCCCGCCGCCGTCCCGGACGTCGAGCCCCCCGCGGACTCCACCTCCGCGGAGCCCATCGTCTTCAAGCTCGTGCGCGAGAGCCCGCTCGACCCGAAGCCCTATCGCGGCCTCGTGGACCACTTCGACCAGCGCGGTGACGCCACCCGCGCCGCGCTCATGCGTGAGCTCGCCGACGCACTGGAGGGCCGCGAAGTCCCCGCGCCCCGCGTGCTGCGCGCGCCCCTCACCAACCAGGAGCGCGCCGGCCTGCGCCACCCAGGCCTGCGCACCCCGTCCGGAGAGCTGCTCGCGTGCGTGGGCATCGCGCTGTGCCGGCTGTTCCCGTCGCCCGCTCGCATCGCCAACACCACGGAGCCCCTGCGCGCCTCCTCCGGTCCGGGCGCCGCCGCCGTGCTCGACGCACTGAACAGCACCGCGCGCCTGCTGGGCGTGCCCCTGCCGGAGCTCGTCGCGGGCGACGACGACAGCGCCAACATCACCCCGCTGCACACCTCCGCCCCGCGCCTCGTCGTGGGCCGGCAGCTCGTGCAGCAGCCCCCCACCAACGCCGAGCTGCGCTTCCACGCCGGCCGCGCGCTGTTCTCGCTGTCACCGGACCTGCTCGCCCTGCGCGCCCTGCGCAAGGACCACCTGCTGCGCGCGCTCGCACTGTTGTCCTCCGTCCTCAAGAACCCCAAGGACGCCGGCGACGACGCTCGCGTGGTGCGCGAGTCCCTGTCCCCCAGGGCCCTGGAGCGCGCCGCCCTGCTGATGGAGCCCGGCACCCGCGACTTCGACGCGAACCTGCTCGTCGCCGCCGCGCGCGACTCCGCCAACCGTGCGGGGCTCGTCGCCTGCGGAGGCCCCGGGCCCTCGCTCACCGTGCTCCGGGCCCGCCGCCCCAACGATTCAGAACTGGAGGAACTGGTCCGCTTCGCCGCCTCCGAGCGCTACCTCGCCCTGCGCGACGCCGTCGAAGCGGGCCGCGGCCGTTAGAGCGGCTTCGCCTGGAGGCGCCTCAGTTCACCAGCAGCCGCAGCGTGAGCGACAGCACGCGCCCGTTCAGCCCGCCCAGGTCGTGCTCGTACGCCAGGTCCAAGCCGCCGCCGCCGGGCGACAGGAAGCCCGCGCCCACCGTCACGCGCGATATCTTCTGGAAACCGTCGTACGTGTAGCCCGCGCGCAGCGGAATCGTCTGGTCGAAGATGTACTCCGCGCCGGTGTTGTACGTGAGCACCGTCGAGTCGCGCGTCTCGAAGTCCCCGCGCATGTCGAACGCCACCACCACCGCCTGCCCCACGTAGGCCGCGTGCGCGGAGAAGTAGCGCGTCAGCTCCACGTTCTCCGTGTCGATGAGGTTGTGCCCCGACACGCCCAGCGACAGCTGCTCGCTCAGCCGCACGAGGATGCCCGCGTCCATCGTGATGGAGTTGGCGAAGCGCGACTGGCCATTCAGTCGCAGGTAGTGCCCCGACAGGCCGATGAGCAGCGACTGCCCCAGGGGCAGCGCCGCGCCCAGCGTGCTCAGGTTCGCGGACGTACGCCCTCCGCCACGCCCCAGCGAAAGCCAGTGGTAGTCCACGCCCAGCGCCAGCCGGCCGCTGCTGGAGTCCGCCAGGCTGATGCCCAGGTAGCCCTCCTTGTTGCGTGGGTCGTACGCACCCGTGCCCTCGATGCGGTAGGCCGGGTACAGCGCCATCGCCGCCGGATTGCCCAGGAGTGCATCCGCACCCAGGCCCGTGGCCCGGTAGGCGCCGCCCATGCCCAGGGACCGGGCACTCGCGATGTTGCGCAGCTCATCGGCCCGTTCGGTCGTGGCGGCTCGGGCGAGGAAGGGGACCACGGAGAGCGTCAACGACAGGGCGGCGGCGATGGCACGGAGCGGCATGGCACCGGGGAATCTATCCGGCTTGCTGGGGTTCTGGGCCACCAATAGATTCCCCGCCCCATGTCCTCTCCTGACACGAAGGCAGCGAAGCTCATCCGCAAGTGCGTCATCCCCGCCGCCGGCCTGGGCACCCGTTTCCTCCCGGCCACCAAGGCCGTGCCGAAGGAGATGCTGCCCATCGTCGACACGCCCACCCTCCAGTACATCGTGGAGGAGGCCGTCGCCGCGGGCATGGAAGACGTCGTCGTCATCAACGGCCGCGGCAAGGGCTCCATCGAGGACCACTTCGACATCGCGTTCGAACTGGAGACCACGATGCGCGCGCGCGGGAAGACGGCGGACGCGGACCGGATGCGCGCCATCGCGAACCTGGTGCGCATCATCAGCGTGCGTCAGAAGGAGCCGCTCGGCCTGGGCCACGCGGTGCTGTGCGCCAAGAGCGTCATCGGCGACGAGCCCTTCGGCGTCCTGCTGGGCGACGACATGATCGACTCGGAGGATCCGGGCATCGGCCAGCTCGCGCGCAT harbors:
- a CDS encoding PorV/PorQ family protein is translated as MPLRAIAAALSLTLSVVPFLARAATTERADELRNIASARSLGMGGAYRATGLGADALLGNPAAMALYPAYRIEGTGAYDPRNKEGYLGISLADSSSGRLALGVDYHWLSLGRGGGRTSANLSTLGAALPLGQSLLIGLSGHYLRLNGQSRFANSITMDAGILVRLSEQLSLGVSGHNLIDTENVELTRYFSAHAAYVGQAVVVAFDMRGDFETRDSTVLTYNTGAEYIFDQTIPLRAGYTYDGFQKISRVTVGAGFLSPGGGGLDLAYEHDLGGLNGRVLSLTLRLLVN
- the galU gene encoding UTP--glucose-1-phosphate uridylyltransferase GalU; this translates as MSSPDTKAAKLIRKCVIPAAGLGTRFLPATKAVPKEMLPIVDTPTLQYIVEEAVAAGMEDVVVINGRGKGSIEDHFDIAFELETTMRARGKTADADRMRAIANLVRIISVRQKEPLGLGHAVLCAKSVIGDEPFGVLLGDDMIDSEDPGIGQLARIYQQHQKAVIALMEVPESETHMYGIAAGKDLGNGVIQIDHVVEKPKKGTAPSNLAVIGRYVLPPSIFPILEKQTTGVGGEIQLTDGLATLQKTEGLLGYKFQGQRYDAGDKVGYLKANIAYALKRPDLRGGLLEYLREVVKTEKP